CGGGAAATTGAATTCCCTGCAATAAgctcttttgaaaaaattgaataTATATTTGGATCGTTTGGTCTTGATCCGTTGACAGCCAATGTCTGATGgtaaaaaaaatttaactgcAACAAATCACAATTATTTTAGGTGAGTTGGCTTTTGGTAGTGATTAAGAATTGTTGATAACCAAATCAATTTCACTATAGTTGCTGTTTTTATTATGTTAATGAAGTCCCATTTGTTAGGACCATATTTTTATGGGTAAATGTGAGTGTTGTTATTTTCTTTATTCCTGATGTAATGTTAGTATAAGTGGGTAATATTCCAATTATATGAATAATGATGAATAATGGAGAGTTCAACATCGAACTGGTCCAATAAAAATTGATAGTCGAACTTAATCAAATTGAAAATTGCAAAAAACTGCATCTAATTTAGATGTGGTTGAGCCATCTTTTCAACAAAACTGCGCAATTTGATTCGGTTTgcagtttgtattttacaaaccgtaTTATGTTACAACTCATACTTAACTTAACCCATATCCAACaaaaactcaaacctattatgctTTAGTTTTAAGATTaccaacaattttttttctttacacTGAATATTCaaatttaagtcttctcaaatatcTCATAAAAGTATCGAACCTTCTTTTCATCTTCTTTGTCATCTACTTCTCgtctcttcttctctaatctcacATCTCTTATGATATTTGTCGTCTTCTCATTTTTATTCTATTGTTCTTTCTCAATTACATTTTTAACGCACCTCTCGACTATCGTTCTCTAATttctcatctttttttttttggaaagaatatatagagatttTATTCCAAAAAACACAGGCAATACAAGGCGATCACTCGGATCCAGCCATCAAGAAGCCAAAAAACATAGAAAGCCTAGTTTAACATTAAACTAATAATATGGGGCTTGAGCCTAGGGGAAATCCAACCACGATATATTATTTTGTCAATAATGTCCTGAGTGACCTTGTTCCTATCCATGACTTTGCCAAAGCACGCATTGGTGCGAAACAACCATATGCCATAAATGGCTTCAGCCTTAGTTAGCTTGTACAGGTCTGCCTTCCACCCTTTACCTTTGCAAATATCAGTGATCCAAATAAGCTCTTTGTCCCAACTCTCAGGGGAATGACTAACATGTAGCCACTGAAGGATATTCTTCCAAATTATGTGTATCTTATCACATTCAAACAAAACATGTTGAATTGTCTCCTCCTTTTTACAGAACACACATTCATTATTGTTCAGCAAACCAAGCCTTACCAACCGGCTTTTAGTAGCCAAACGCTGCTTACATGCAAGCCAGAAGACGAATTTAGCTCTAGGCCGAGCCTTATTGTTTTGATAAAGCTCAAAACAGCTCCAACGATCACCGGTTATCATACTTTTATATGCCTCCTTCATATGGAATTTATCAGCATTTAAGAAGGAGTTCCAAGCAATTGGTTTCTGCGCAATATACTCACGTTGACCCAGCACCTTCCTCATAATCCACGTACTATTGCTCATCACCTTTACATCCATAATGCCTTTCCTCTTGAGATAGTAGACATGGATCCACTTTACCCAAAGAGAATCACTTTTCTTGCATAAGTTCCACAAAAGCCTAAGCATCGCACAATTATTCCACACTTCTAGATCAATGATACCAAGGCCCCCTTGCTTGGTCGGCTTGCAGATGTCATCCCAAGCAACCGTGCTTTTCCTGCAAATCACattagtttttcttttttttcatctcttttggaatttctttttcatcttttctaaTATTTTATCTCATTAGTTTTTTCTGATGACAGCTTTAGGAATTTCTCATCtcttttgttctttctttttcatcttttctaaTATTTTATCTCATTAGTTTTTTCTGCtttattataatgtttttgatactgttttatgctactattttttattttttattttacttttctcTAATCtaattttttgtatattaaatataAAGTTGTTGTCCAAATATAAAGAATTTTGTTGTTACACGACAAAAAACGTGCTAAATTGCGGCGGTTAATTTGCAGGGTGTTTTAAAACTCCCTCAAATTGGAACAAAAATTGATATTCTATAATTTGTGAGAAAAACAATAGACTAATTTGTGGGGGTTTCAAACTCCCATAATCTTGGTACATTTTTTACTCTAACTTTTAGTCTTCTATGCTTTTTTGATAAACATTTTGGCGCATATTTATTTCACGAAAACAAAGTGGCACGATatactttattttgtttttaatttacattaattattgattataataatacatataacaaaaaagctagaaaaagagcttttagcttttcagctcatattaagaaaaaagctctgtttggttACTGTCagttagcttttagcttgtagtttttttactagcttttagttttttttttctttcaaaagctaCTTAAATTAGCTTTtgagcttttagcttgtgactttttatttcatctatacccttattatttttcgtgtcgattaaaaaaaatgaaatatttaatattttttaacaatattaaaattatatactTTGTAATGAATTTAGAGATAATATTGCTAATTTCTAAATTTGTgaaacattaaaaaattattaagacGACGAAGATTCGTAATAATATTGAAGTTTAACTGTAAAATagacaataaaattatttttattattattattttagattaaCATGATTGAATTCAAAATCGTAATGATGTTATTTTATATatcttattaaatttatataaatattattatataagttcatttaaatatttatatataattgtttgatatattttgatattattttttatttcaatatatatatatatatatatatatatatatatataaattttttttgcatgtgtttgttaatatatatatttttattttataaaaattaatttaattatataatacaataatataatgagactatcaatttcttaattaagaatgtccttttatgtcattttatatttatataacagctaatttaccaaacactcaaattAACTTATCATCTATCAGtatgggtggaaataggctgggccgagctaggctttgccaagcctaagtctggcctgtcaaaaaaactaaagcctaagcctgacctctaGCCTGTCGTAGACTTATTTTTTAAGCATGAGTCTGACCTTTTCGAAGGtttggttagcctgttagcctacataaaagcctatttgttttatacatatgtaaataagcaattaaaataatgcttaaatagactaactaactaaaagaactTACGAGAACAATGTTCATCAAGTGTtctcatcttattttcataagttcttcaagataaccaagtttcattaatgtattttaattcaaaatacaatacataatataatgataataaaaaaaagtattcatatttatttaaataggccggtcgGATAGacttaaagttttttttacagcatgaggcctagcctttttaactaaataggtttATAAAAAAGCTTAtgtcttttctatttaaaaatactGTATGGCCTCgtctgagcctatataggctatcCTGTAAGCCCCTGTAATCGGtatggcctatttccacccctatctatcagctaccagctatcagctacaAGTCAttagctaccagctaccagctagttttaccaaacagagcatTAATCATATAACACATAAATAattgtatagaattaaaaaagAACCAAAGAGACTCTTCGGTTAAAGAAGTCCACCGCTTCTCACAACACAGCTGCCTTCTCTCACTTGCTTCTCACAAGACAATATTGATTGTGCTCACTTCCGTTGTCACTACACCATTGTCTGTTGCCGAAAACAATCTCCGATTACTCTACGGTCTTCTTCTTCACTAAGGttagtttatttttctttattctctCTTTGCTTTATTAGGATTTGTCTCAATCTTTAAACTTTTGTTTGCTAAACCTTCCTATAAATACAGTGTTTCCCTTCCCTATTTCAATTAAAACATTATAGAATAATATGAGGATTCAATTTCAATGAGATATATATTGGAGGTTTGATTTGGGAATTTAGGGttcattagttttaattttttttggcaTTGATTTCAGATTAAGCACATTTCGATTCCGGTTAGATTCTAAATTTTCGTTCACCCCTACTTTATATTGGACTTTTCATATTTAAGTGCCTAAAGTTTGACTTTGTTTACTTTTGAAGCCTCGATTTCAATTTAACACTATTGAAGCCATGACAAAGATATATTGCAAACTTAGCATTTCAAAAAAGTGGGTTGCACATAGACAAAGTTTGTGGACTAGATTTTACGATTCATCTCAAACCTAAGATGAAGTCATAAGTAGTATTCCAGTTGGTGTAGACCCAACTCAATGGGCTCATTTTGTTAATTATCGTTTGAAACCGGAAACAATGGTAAATTTTagttacttttatttatttattgttgtattttaattatattattaataaattaagttGCATTCATTTTTTATAGGAGCGTTGTCGCAAAAATAGACAAAATTGTAGCAAGCAAGTGATTTCTCATACCGGTGGTTCTAAACCTCTTTCGAGAAAAAGACATGAAATAGTATTTTTACAAATTAACTTTGTATGTTCTACTATTTGATATGATTTACTATCTATTTTAACTTACTTTCTTCTTTAGTTTTTGGAAACCGGACAACAACCTAGTCGTGGAAAATTATACATTGAAacccataaaaaaaaaaagacaggTCGTTTGTAAATGATGCAGAAAAGAATATTGTGGTAAGTTCATGATGAGTTCTACGCTTGACTTTCTAAATTACAATTTGAAAGTTTAATAATTGGTTCATGATAGGCAATGGCTATTAGATCTTTAAAAACTCTTTAATTTCTAATTGTTTGTATTGGTTCATGATAGGAAATGATAGACAATGACAATAGTTGGTTCATGATAGGCAATATCTTCTATTTTTAATAGGTTCATGATAGGTTTATAATAAGCAATGGCTTCTATTCATGATAGGCAATGGCTACTGTTTTTAATAGGTTCGTGATAGGTTTATGATAGGAAATGGCTTCTGTTCATGATAGACAACGGCTATTGTGATTGTTTTTAATAggattaaataaatttttggtccctacaaatattgcagtttcatttttagtcccacTGGGTTTTGGCAACAAttttagctggttttggcaatagtttttttttgtttgtaaaaaccgttgcctaaaggcagggagggactaaaaatgaaaactgcaatatttatagggaccaaaaacttatttaaccattTAATATAATGATATAATTCTATTGTGTTTGTTTTTGCAAAACCAATAATTTTTATCATTAAGTCTGCTGTGATTGTTTTAAAATGATGATCTTGTATATTGATAGGAACAAATTGAAGTGGCTTTGACACAAAGCAATATTTGATGAATCTCAAATATCTCCTAATGATGTTGTCGGTAGAGTTCTTGGGCCCGAATTCTGAAAGAGTGAGAAGTATGGGTATGGGTGCAGCTCCTACTAATACAGTTAGAAATAATAGAGTTAGACTTTCAAATTTGAGTAATTCTTCAACAAGTGTTACTGCATTATCATCTAACTTTTGGCCAAAGAAGTACATGAACTTGGAATCTCAAGTTCAAAATAACATGACAACATTTAAAGCATATGCTATGATGAAAGAAGGAAAGATTCTTGATCAAGTGGCTGACATTTTGAGTTTCTCAAATGTAAGTTCTAATTTTTATCTTTTAGTTTCAATATTCCATTAATAAAAATAACTAATGCATATTATGTTTTAAGTATATCTCTCAAAGAACCTTAAGCTTAATATATCTTTAATTTCACATGATAGTTATTGTGGCTTTTGTTGTCAATGAAAAATAATTCGGTTCTATTACAATTGATAGGGTAATTGGAACTGCCAATAGTATACTGACAATGTAAAAAGTATTTTGCAAACTTATTTCCCAAACATTCTGCAGACTTATCTAAttaattgttgttttattttaatttcagtcaAGTAATATTCCAAGTGAGCCTAATTTGCCGTTGATTGCAAGAGGATCTTGTGGTGGTAGAAACATTTGATGTGCGTTTTATTAAGGAGATTGAACAAGACTAATATCAATtctatgtttttgttatgttgaCTCTTTAGATGAAAATTTATGTTAGACCAAAATTTGTGTTTAATTGTGAGATTTAATATCacctaaatattttaaacaacatATTATTATCATGTTCAAGTTGAAAATGTTATCATGAATTTGATTTATATGATTCCATTTTAACTACATTGATGttatgttgtttattttattttgtagtctaatgattatatttaatacttaattacaaatattataatctaaaatgtaaaacaatttcaataaaacaaaaaaaaatagataaattttttaatataattatttaaaaatagttgatTGGCAAAATAATTAACCAATAAATAAGG
The Vicia villosa cultivar HV-30 ecotype Madison, WI linkage group LG6, Vvil1.0, whole genome shotgun sequence genome window above contains:
- the LOC131612790 gene encoding uncharacterized protein LOC131612790; this translates as MNLKYLLMMLSVEFLGPNSERVRSMGMGAAPTNTVRNNRVRLSNLSNSSTSVTALSSNFWPKKYMNLESQVQNNMTTFKAYAMMKEGKILDQVADILSFSNSSNIPSEPNLPLIARGSCGGRNI